One Thermococcus sp. M39 genomic region harbors:
- a CDS encoding aminotransferase class I/II-fold pyridoxal phosphate-dependent enzyme: MRYKRHRYFIAERISLIQRSKIRELFEKARKMENVISLGIGEPDFDTPQNIKDAAKKALDEGWTHYTPNAGIPELREAISEYYKERYNLDVPADSIIVTAGAYEATYLAFETLLEKGDEVIIPDPAFVCYAEDAKLAEAGIIRLPLKEENGFQPDPDELLELITKRTRMIVINYPNNPTGATIDEETAKAIADIAEDYNLYILSDEPYEHFLYDGAKHYPMLKYAPDNTILANSFSKTFAMTGWRLGFAIAPKDIIRDMIKLHAYVIGNVASFVQVAGIEALRSPKSWEAVEKMRQEYAERRKIVLNAIKEMPYISAFEPKGAFYIFANIKETGMTSEKFSEWLLEKAKVVVIPGTAFGKNGEGYVRISYATKKEKLIEAMERIKKALEEI; encoded by the coding sequence ATGCGTTATAAGAGACACAGATATTTCATAGCAGAACGTATAAGTTTGATTCAGCGTTCAAAGATTAGAGAGCTCTTTGAAAAAGCAAGAAAGATGGAAAACGTCATTTCTCTCGGCATTGGTGAGCCAGACTTTGACACTCCGCAAAACATAAAGGACGCAGCAAAAAAAGCTTTAGATGAAGGATGGACTCACTACACTCCAAACGCTGGAATTCCGGAGCTTAGGGAGGCTATAAGCGAATATTACAAGGAGAGATACAACTTGGATGTTCCAGCTGATAGCATCATCGTAACCGCCGGTGCTTATGAAGCCACATATTTGGCATTCGAGACGCTCTTAGAAAAAGGAGATGAAGTAATAATTCCTGACCCCGCTTTTGTCTGTTATGCTGAAGATGCCAAGCTTGCTGAGGCAGGAATAATAAGGTTGCCCCTGAAGGAAGAAAACGGCTTCCAGCCAGATCCAGATGAGCTTTTAGAGCTTATAACAAAGAGAACAAGGATGATTGTGATTAACTACCCCAACAATCCAACTGGGGCTACAATAGATGAAGAGACTGCAAAAGCTATTGCAGATATTGCTGAAGATTACAATCTTTATATCCTCAGCGATGAACCTTACGAGCACTTCCTTTATGATGGTGCAAAGCACTATCCAATGCTTAAATATGCTCCAGACAACACGATTTTAGCAAACAGCTTCTCTAAGACATTCGCTATGACTGGCTGGCGTTTGGGCTTTGCAATCGCACCAAAAGACATTATCAGGGATATGATAAAGCTCCACGCTTATGTTATTGGAAACGTCGCATCATTTGTTCAAGTTGCAGGAATTGAAGCTTTAAGAAGTCCGAAGAGCTGGGAAGCTGTCGAAAAGATGAGACAAGAATATGCCGAGAGGAGGAAAATTGTTCTTAATGCAATTAAAGAAATGCCTTATATTTCTGCATTCGAGCCTAAGGGCGCATTTTACATCTTCGCCAACATAAAAGAGACTGGAATGACAAGTGAGAAGTTCAGCGAATGGCTCTTAGAGAAGGCAAAGGTTGTTGTAATTCCAGGGACAGCATTTGGAAAGAACGGAGAGGGATATGTAAGGATAAGTTATGCAACAAAGAAAGAAAAGCTCATTGAGGCTATGGAAAGGATAAAGAAAGCTTTAGAAGAGATTTGA
- a CDS encoding TMEM165/GDT1 family protein — MKEVLYVFVAIFLAELGDKTQLATIAFASKYGWAKAFVGAILGLALVNLIGAIIGEKIGEALPVELIHKGAGILFIIFGLLMFFGKI; from the coding sequence ATGAAGGAAGTACTCTATGTCTTTGTTGCAATATTCCTTGCTGAGCTTGGTGATAAAACACAGCTGGCTACAATTGCCTTTGCTTCAAAATATGGATGGGCTAAAGCTTTTGTTGGTGCTATTTTAGGTCTTGCCTTGGTGAATCTGATAGGGGCTATAATTGGAGAGAAGATTGGAGAAGCTCTACCCGTGGAGTTAATTCACAAAGGGGCTGGAATACTATTTATCATCTTTGGGTTGCTGATGTTCTTTGGAAAAATCTAA
- a CDS encoding leucine/methionine racemase, with the protein MKKEEIIFRYSKVFPKAARVTYAPIVGVKAKNAKVWDIEGREYIDFLSDAAVQNVGHNNERVVKAIKEQADKLIHFTFIYGFSVEPLLLAEKLVEISPIENPKVVLGLSGSDANDGAIKFARAYTKRRTILSYSGSYYGATYGAMSITGLDFETRALVGELSDVHYIPFPDCYRCPFGQEKGKCHFECISYLEYKFEREVYADGVATLFAEPIQGDAGMIVPPDDYFKKLKKILDEHGILLVVDEVQSGLGRTGKWFAIEHFGVVPDIITLAKPLGGGLPISAIVGREEIMESLPALGHTFTLSGNPVTSRAALAVIEEIEEKNLLKRAEELGEYTMKRLKKMQKEHELIGDVRGKGLMIGVDLVKDRETKERAFDEAKKVVWRAYELGLILAFLHGNVLRIQPPLTIEKELLGEGLDRLEQAIADVEEGKVDDKVLQIVQGW; encoded by the coding sequence ATGAAGAAGGAGGAGATAATTTTTCGATATTCAAAAGTGTTCCCAAAAGCTGCTCGTGTAACTTATGCTCCGATTGTTGGTGTTAAAGCCAAAAATGCTAAAGTTTGGGACATTGAGGGGAGAGAATACATAGATTTCCTCTCCGACGCCGCTGTTCAAAATGTTGGACATAATAATGAGAGAGTTGTGAAAGCGATAAAGGAACAAGCAGATAAGTTGATACACTTCACCTTTATCTATGGCTTCTCAGTTGAACCTCTTCTATTGGCTGAAAAGCTTGTTGAAATTTCACCAATAGAGAATCCCAAAGTGGTTTTGGGCTTGAGTGGGAGCGATGCGAATGATGGAGCAATTAAGTTCGCAAGAGCATATACAAAGAGAAGAACAATCTTAAGTTATTCGGGGAGTTATTACGGAGCGACATATGGGGCGATGAGTATAACGGGACTTGATTTTGAGACTAGAGCTTTGGTTGGAGAGTTGAGCGATGTACACTACATTCCCTTCCCAGACTGTTATAGATGTCCATTTGGGCAAGAAAAGGGGAAATGCCACTTTGAATGCATATCTTACCTTGAATACAAATTTGAGAGAGAGGTTTATGCAGACGGTGTTGCCACCCTATTTGCTGAACCTATCCAGGGAGACGCTGGGATGATAGTTCCTCCAGATGATTACTTCAAAAAGCTGAAGAAAATCCTTGATGAGCATGGGATTCTCTTAGTTGTTGACGAGGTTCAAAGCGGATTAGGAAGGACGGGAAAATGGTTCGCAATTGAGCATTTTGGAGTTGTGCCGGATATAATAACGCTCGCGAAGCCTTTAGGCGGAGGATTGCCAATAAGTGCTATCGTCGGAAGAGAAGAGATTATGGAGTCTCTACCGGCTTTGGGACATACATTTACGCTTAGTGGAAATCCAGTGACAAGCAGAGCGGCTTTGGCAGTTATTGAGGAAATTGAGGAGAAGAATTTGCTTAAAAGAGCTGAGGAGCTTGGAGAATACACCATGAAGAGGCTCAAGAAAATGCAGAAAGAGCATGAGCTTATCGGAGATGTTAGAGGAAAGGGCTTGATGATCGGCGTGGATTTGGTGAAGGACAGAGAAACAAAGGAAAGAGCTTTCGATGAGGCTAAGAAAGTTGTTTGGAGGGCTTATGAGCTTGGCTTGATCTTGGCATTTCTCCATGGAAATGTCCTCAGAATCCAGCCGCCTTTGACGATAGAGAAGGAGCTTTTGGGTGAGGGCCTGGATAGATTGGAGCAAGCAATTGCAGATGTTGAAGAGGGAAAAGTTGACGACAAAGTTTTGCAGATAGTGCAAGGATGGTGA
- a CDS encoding MFS transporter, whose product MKHWRSVILNTIVMTAGFGTLTMMSVAKPDVIAHFGISSDAFDLQHIAYVFGLFVAFLLGHTKIYEGSFKRSVAIALSWAAIPQLLIPYAPNWYVAVFLRFIQGFVVTLVPLFSTQIARYFVAERPFAKGIILSGIFWGGVFGSMSAKYLIHAFGWKGSFLVTVLIMYAVLLIWWLFTEDFEITHEKGEAKINVWKLKFTWVLGFTFFPALWVIFTIVGFSASIAYDMGWTKTHVATLSTNLNIAKAIWSIVFGYIGYLLSRKNPTSRGLFKAIVQVMIISYALSFVGLIIYAKAMLSGNYTLALAAVWLVGTIQGTGPAFWTSAPATYPKSIYPKASFALGLISNTANIVAPSITELLAKQSVGLAFGELAFMPLLGILTLIAVSKMKMPVEEFGE is encoded by the coding sequence ATGAAGCACTGGAGATCTGTAATCCTTAACACGATTGTCATGACTGCTGGATTTGGAACGCTCACCATGATGAGTGTCGCTAAGCCAGATGTGATTGCTCATTTTGGAATTAGCAGTGATGCTTTCGATTTGCAGCACATAGCTTACGTCTTTGGTCTTTTTGTTGCGTTCCTCTTAGGGCACACAAAGATTTATGAAGGGAGCTTTAAGAGGAGTGTTGCAATAGCTCTAAGCTGGGCTGCAATTCCACAGCTGTTGATTCCCTATGCTCCAAATTGGTATGTTGCAGTTTTCTTAAGGTTCATCCAAGGTTTCGTGGTTACACTTGTTCCGCTCTTCAGCACTCAGATAGCAAGATATTTTGTTGCCGAAAGACCTTTCGCAAAGGGTATAATTCTCTCTGGAATCTTCTGGGGCGGAGTTTTCGGCTCAATGAGCGCCAAGTATTTAATCCATGCATTTGGATGGAAGGGTAGCTTTTTAGTTACAGTTCTAATAATGTATGCTGTTCTGCTGATATGGTGGCTCTTTACAGAGGACTTTGAGATAACCCACGAGAAAGGAGAAGCAAAGATAAATGTCTGGAAGCTCAAGTTCACATGGGTTTTAGGATTCACATTTTTCCCAGCTCTATGGGTGATCTTCACAATCGTTGGATTCTCAGCCTCAATCGCCTACGACATGGGATGGACAAAGACTCATGTAGCAACGCTAAGCACAAATTTAAACATCGCAAAGGCAATCTGGTCAATTGTCTTTGGATACATAGGATATCTGCTTTCAAGAAAGAACCCAACTTCAAGAGGACTCTTTAAGGCTATTGTTCAAGTTATGATAATCTCCTATGCCTTATCGTTCGTGGGATTGATTATTTATGCAAAGGCAATGCTTAGCGGAAACTACACCCTCGCTTTGGCAGCAGTTTGGCTTGTAGGAACGATTCAAGGAACTGGTCCAGCATTCTGGACATCAGCACCAGCAACATACCCAAAGAGCATCTATCCAAAGGCTTCGTTCGCATTGGGACTTATCTCAAACACAGCAAACATAGTAGCCCCATCGATTACAGAGTTGTTGGCAAAGCAGAGCGTCGGATTAGCCTTTGGTGAACTAGCATTCATGCCCTTGCTTGGTATCTTAACATTGATTGCAGTCTCAAAGATGAAGATGCCAGTGGAGGAATTTGGAGAATGA